In a genomic window of Mus pahari chromosome 8, PAHARI_EIJ_v1.1, whole genome shotgun sequence:
- the LOC110325894 gene encoding dual specificity protein phosphatase 13 isoform X2, which produces MQTGQRPLRSTLGIYLPKSLSQTPRCPTVRTLAPLGLCSLREEGRRRGNSRGDQEKCVLRLQLKRMDSLQKQELRRPKIHGAVQMSPHQPPTLASLQRLLWVRRTATLTHINEVWPNLFLGDAYAARDKGRLIQLGITHVVNVAAGKFQVDTGAKFYRGTPLEYYGIEADDNPFFDLSVHFLPVARYIRDALSIPRSRVLVHCAMGVSRSATIVLAFLMIFENMTLVDAIQTVQAHRDICPNSGFLRQLQVLDNRLRRETGRL; this is translated from the exons ATGCAGACTGGGCAGAGGCCACTGCGCTCTACCCTTGGCATTTACCTGCCAAAGTCTCTTTCCCAGACACCTCGATGTCCTACTGTGAGAACGCTAGCCCCACTTGGTCTGTGCTCCCTAAGGGAAGAGGGGAGACGGAGAGGGAACAGCAGAGGAGACCAGGAGAAATGTGTTCTGAGGTTACAGCTAAAGAG GATGGACTCACTACAGAAGCAGGAACTTCGGAGGCCAAAGATTCATGGGGCGGTCCAGATGTCCCCCCACCAGCCACCCACACTGGCCTCTCTGCAGCGATTGCTGTGGGTCCGTCGGACCGCCACACTGACCCACATCAATGAGGTCTGGCCCAACCTTTTCTTGGGAGATGC GTATGCTGCCAGAGACAAGGGTCGTCTAATCCAGCTGGGCATTACCCATGTTGTGAATGTGGCTGCTGGCAAGTTTCAGGTGGACACGGGTGCCAAATTCTACCGTGGCACACCTCTGGAGTACTATGGCATCGAAGCCGACGACAACCCCTTCTTTGACCTCAGCGTCCACTTTCTGCCTGTTGCTCGTTACATCAGAGATGCCCTCAGTATTCCCCGAA GCCGAGTGCTGGTCCACTGCGCTATGGGGGTGAGCCGCTCTGCCACAATTGTCTTGGCCTTCCTCATGATCTTTGAGAACATGACGCTGGTAGATGCCATCCAGACGGTGCAGGCCCACCGAGATATCTGTCCCAACTCAGGCTTCCTCCGACAGCTCCAGGTTCTGGATAACAGGCTGAGGCGGGAAACAGGGAGACTCTGA